TGTCCTTAGCTGCATCTTTCTCGGCTGAAATTTTCGACAATTGTTCTCTGACCTCGCGCATATTTTCGCTACAAGCTGTCTGTCGTTCTTGGATGTCATCAACAGTCATGATACTTCCAGCAATGCTTTGCTGGGATGCTAAGCTATCAATCTTTGCCTCGTGGTCCATAATATCACTATAGTACCTAATAATGGACGAGATGATATGTGTCAGAGATTCGACATCTCTCTGTCTAGCGTTCTTACGTTCAACAATACTGTCGTGGtgctcaacttcttcaagcAATCTTTGCTTCTCATCTTCCGCcttcttcatttcttgctCAACATTTGGGATTTCGTCCTTGAGAGATTGATAAATGTCATACTGTGATTGAGCGGCTTTGGCAGTCTTCAATTGTTCATTGTACATCTCCAGCTCTCCCTGCAATCTTTCTCGGGCATCTTTGTTGAGAAGTTTCTGGATTTTCTTCATGGCGGCTGAACGATGTGCTTCTTCTGCAAACCCTCTCTCGCAGAGTTTGCACATGTCCTTAGTCTGAATGGTGGTTAAGCATTGGGTGAAGTATTCGATCTTGTGTTTAAAGCCATCGATATTATCTCGAACTTCATCACGCTCCTCTTCCAGCTGATTCAGTTCCCTAGGATATTCTTCAACACTTACTAATGGTTTCATGTCTTCAATCATTATAGAATTTAGTACAGCATTCTCACAAGCCTTTAGTTGCTCCTTCTTAGCTTTAAGATCTTCACGAAGTGCATTGAATCGAAACCCTGCTTCAGAGTGAGATTTCTTCGCAACTTCTTGTTCATTTGTTGCGTCTGAAActtcatctttctctctgtCCAATGCACGTTGGAAATCTTTTGCGAGAGTATCAACTTGCCAGTCTGAACCGAGAATTGAATCGAGCTTTGCGCCGTGCGTCGCTTTCATGGTGTCTAGTTTTCCCTTGgtttttttcaattcctcCATAACATAGTCAAGTTGCGCGCGGTCGTTCGAACGCTTGTTGATCTCAAAAGCCTCTTTCCTCAATGActtttcctcatcttcaagcTCACGCAAGCGTCCATTGCTAGTACTGATGCGACTGTCCCAACCTGCACCGTCAAATTGAGTCCTGAGCTTCTCCAACAGATCTTTAGTCTCATTGTGAGATGCCTCAAGACCGGTTTTATCACCTTCGTCAAATTGGATAAAACCCAGTTCTGTTTGCTTAGGACTCACTTTCCTTTCGTTATTGGAAATTGTTTGCTTGGCCGTGACCTTTTCTTGAACACGTATTGCGTGTTGGTTCTGAAGTTCCGTCAACGTAGTCTGGAcgtttttcaattcttcattaGTAGCTGTCTTAGCCCGCTCCAATTCACGTTCCTTGTCGCGAGACAGCTTTCTGATTCTTTCTATAAATTCATTCACTCGAGATTCGTTGATGTCGTCATCGTAGCCTCGAATGGCATGCTTGGATGCAGCACTCTTGACCAGTTGAATTCGAGATTCCAGCTCTTCTTCATAGGCTTGTTTCAAGGCTTGTTGTCGACCTAAATCTGCTTGCTTTTTTCCCAATTCGGTTGTATTTGCCGATACTTTCTGCTGTTGATCACGATATTGTTTCTGAAGTTCTTCGTCTTGCTGTTCCATCTCCAGTATACGATCCGCGTATTGATCCAATGTTGATTTAAGCCATTCATCTGATTCAGAAAGGGGcttgattcttttttgaaGAGATTCCAGATTTTCTTCACTGAACTTAACCCGTTCTTTGTTAGTTCTGAGCTTTTGAACTAGCTCCCAAAACTCGGCCGCCTGTGCCTGTTTCGCGTCAACCACCTCTCGAACTGCTTCCATGTTGGCTTTGTCTTTCAAAGCCTCTTCGGACAACTGATCTATCTGAGCTGAAAGTTCTTCACAGCGGCTCTTGGTTTTTTCGCCTTTATCCTTGTTATCCTTAGCAATCGATTCGTCGGCTATCATTCCTTTAATCTGCTGAGCATAATCCTTCTTCAAAGACTTGAGACTATCGACAGCCTTGGTGTATTTTGTCGCCTCGAATATATCGTCAAACTTCTTCTTGAGTTGTGAAGGCTCGCTCATCGGCCATAATGAATCATCTTGGTGACAGAAAATAACATTGTCCAAAACAGCTTCAGAAACGCCCAAGGCTGTTTGCATTATCTTGTCGATTTCACCAACTTTGTGAGATACGGCAGTCCTCTCGCCACCATTGTTGACCATCAATCCGGCATCTAGGGTCTTCATCTTTCTGGCTGTCTTTGTAACCGTGAGTTGCATACATCTCGTGATGACCATTCTCGATCCGGTTGTACTTTGAAATGAGAGCTTGACTTGGGCTAGGACTTCCTTTTCGCCGCAGAGCTATGTCTAAGTAAGCATCTTGTGTAAAAATTCATATCGAAGAACTATGAGCAACATACTTTGGGGTCATGAATAAAAGCCCCTCCAACCTTGCTATTCGGTGGCTGTGCGCCAGTTGTCGCATACTTTAAACATTCGATGATTGTCTAATTGTAACTTAGCTAAACCCTGAAGGAGAATATCTGCAAACAGATCCGTACAGTTTTTCCTGAACCATTGAGTCCGACG
The Botrytis cinerea B05.10 chromosome 5, complete sequence DNA segment above includes these coding regions:
- the Bcrad50 gene encoding Bcrad50, with protein sequence MSKIEKMRICGVRSFDHKGWENISFNTPLTLIVGLNGSGKTTIIECLKYATTGAQPPNSKVGGAFIHDPKLCGEKEVLAQVKLSFQSTTGSRMVITRCMQLTVTKTARKMKTLDAGLMVNNGGERTAVSHKVGEIDKIMQTALGVSEAVLDNVIFCHQDDSLWPMSEPSQLKKKFDDIFEATKYTKAVDSLKSLKKDYAQQIKGMIADESIAKDNKDKGEKTKSRCEELSAQIDQLSEEALKDKANMEAVREVVDAKQAQAAEFWELVQKLRTNKERVKFSEENLESLQKRIKPLSESDEWLKSTLDQYADRILEMEQQDEELQKQYRDQQQKVSANTTELGKKQADLGRQQALKQAYEEELESRIQLVKSAASKHAIRGYDDDINESRVNEFIERIRKLSRDKERELERAKTATNEELKNVQTTLTELQNQHAIRVQEKVTAKQTISNNERKVSPKQTELGFIQFDEGDKTGLEASHNETKDLLEKLRTQFDGAGWDSRISTSNGRLRELEDEEKSLRKEAFEINKRSNDRAQLDYVMEELKKTKGKLDTMKATHGAKLDSILGSDWQVDTLAKDFQRALDREKDEVSDATNEQEVAKKSHSEAGFRFNALREDLKAKKEQLKACENAVLNSIMIEDMKPLVSVEEYPRELNQLEEERDEVRDNIDGFKHKIEYFTQCLTTIQTKDMCKLCERGFAEEAHRSAAMKKIQKLLNKDARERLQGELEMYNEQLKTAKAAQSQYDIYQSLKDEIPNVEQEMKKAEDEKQRLLEEVEHHDSIVERKNARQRDVESLTHIISSIIRYYSDIMDHEAKIDSLASQQSIAGSIMTVDDIQERQTACSENMREVREQLSKISAEKDAAKDRINDVERDLSRKSQRLRDVIHGLAKKQALRKEIDELLESSTQQRETMNHADAELEILKPKIDTAKAKYEDIQQQGHTKEREVRTQKEKLADTVRQFLQHEKSINGYIDNGGPENLAACERAIKSIQQDQKRIGEEMNGITTDLNALRAKKSDSDRLKTNISDNILYRQELAKLEVYKKQTIDLESQNVEGNFQTLTKEAERIQATFYEHRRLYQQKTAILSEKDQNLAQYLQDWDLNYKNARSEYRTAMIKVKTTKAAIDDLGKMITAMDKAIVKFHSVKMEEINRIAGELWQTTYQGTDVDTIMIRSEKDEGETTAGNKKTNYKYRVVMVKQDVEMDMRGRCSAGQKVLACIIIRLALAECFGINCGLIALDEPTTNLDQDNIKALAQSLHDIIKSRQQQANFQLIIITHDEEFLKVMQCSDFCDDFYQVSRDQEQNSKIEKIPIAQVMEGN